agCGCCAGACCGCTCGAACTGTGatatgcacaaattttaaagcttCAACCATGACCCATCTAGCTCAGTTATGACTCAACCAACTCGGCCAAGCTGAAGATGGTACCTAAGGCTACTAGATGGAGCAAAATACTCGAATCAAGGCAGACTAGAGAAGAAAATATGGGCATGCCAAGTTGGTGTCGCCAACCGGTGCCCAAGACCCTAGACTACCTGTCCAAATATCATTTTCTAGCTTTTTGTATCAATTAATTGATGATCAAAACACATACCAACTAAACCAACCCCTATACCGTTGAAAAGCACTTTGatgcaaccaatggtaccaaacACATGAAACAAATGTTTAGGCATTTTTGTTAAAATTTAAAtgacaaaatagcattgtctattATCATTACAGACTTACAAGAATTCAATGTTTGATTAGTACTAACCTCCCCTAAcacttttgattgaatttttaaaaGGTCCAAACCTTGTCGGATTCAACTAACAACTGTACCATGACCTAGCCCATACTACATACTAATTCTTAGAACCAAAATATCTAAACACTTCCTAATTAGTTTGTCCAATATAGTTCGCCAAAGAATGATACTTTTAAACACAAGTTCAAGTGTTTGTCGGCAATAAAATGACCCTTCTTAGATCCCAAGTTTGGTTTTTGCACTTCCCAAACTACTAACCAATAGTATTTATTCTCCAAAAATtaatgttgcatttccatctactacaCTTACACTCTAAACTTTATTCAAGTACTACATACAAATTATATttaatttttgtttataaaaactgCTTCCGTGCCAATGTttagaactacttattctactcttCGCGTTAGGATTTTTCATTAACACATATATGCATTTAAGTAAACTAACTCACTAAATTTATTTGACTCTCACTCTCTCACAGAGAAGTGAGCCACATAAGATTTGTATATCATTTCAAGTgtgtttttaaataaaaaatctgagaaactcgTTTCAGTGATTTTTTAGGCCTAAATCTTGACgttaaacaagctcgtaacaccaggggtgttacatagaTAGACATAGAATTTTCGGAGGATGATTTGCTAGGCGAGGAGAATGAAATTAGTGAGGCGGCATGCCATTTTGTGGGAGTGAAAATGGGTCACTTGGTGAATGTAAGGAGTGCAGCATCACTGGCAGCTTCAAGCTCTTTCGGGACATCGTCGGCGCCAGCGCGCTTGCTGCAGCGGCCTTCGCAGCCGGTTAGGTCGGGCGGGAAGCAGATCATGGTGAACCAGCCGAAGCTACAGCAGGAGGGATTGACTCCGGACCAAACGCAGCAGCCCACAAAGGGGCTAGTGGTACAGACCACAGGTGCAGCTCTGGATTCACAGAAAAATTTCGAGCAGCCGTCTTTCATGAATGAGGAGGAACAAGTGGAGGTTTCAGTGAGGCAGTCCGATTGGGCAGCAGAAGGAGGGATCACACATGGTGCTCAACACCTTGGGGCTCTTCTTGATGCCATGATAGATGCCGGAGTGTCAGCCGATGGTGGGTCACAAAAAAGAACTAGGGAGCGTCATGACAGCGTAGCAAGCGGAATGTGAACGTAGCTGATGTAGACTCTCTTGAGAAGGCAGAAAAAAGAGTTAGCTGTCAAGAATCTCGAGGAAACTCAAGGTTATCTTCAGGAGGACTTACTGGACCAGGTCCTGGTCCCTACTATTAATGAAGGAGGAGGATCGCCATATGATGAAGATGGGATGTACGACTATTGAGATAGTCACGATGAAGGTATTTGCAAGATATGGCTGAAGATTTAGCAACAGGCTTGCTTTTTAGTTGTGGTTTTAGAAACTTTCTTTGATGTCATTATGGcttaaaactttgtttttaagaTTCCCTGGACCGTTTCCTCTTGATTGTAACAAGGACATTCATATACATTGGTCGATGCACAGGCTGagatattaatatattttattttctaaaaaatatgGAAAATAAAAAATGAGTATGTGAAAATTGCGATGATATGTATATGTATACAACGGAATACATCAACTAATACACTCATGTATACAACAGAATACATAAACAAGTATATAATCATATCTGCTCATCGAAGAACAGCATGTCCAGCAAATTAAATTAAACACACCATCGAATGACCCAATCATCCACGAGAATTCAGACATCGGCAGATGCCGCACAAGCGCTTCATGCTGAAGGAGATGGCGCCAAGAACGGCGTCGGCACACCGGGGATGGAGGGAATCGGCGGCAGTGTCGCCTTGGGCATGGGTGGCAGGGTAACCTTCGGCACGGCTGGCATCGGAGGCAACGCGGCGGCGTTCGGTACGGCGGGCACCTTGGGCATCGGCGGCAAGGTCGCCGCAGGAACCGCTGGCACCGCTGGCATGGGCGGCAAGGTCGTCGCGGCAGGGACGACTGCCGGCACCGCGGGGATCGATGGGACGGTGCCCACCACAGGCACCGTCGTCGGCACGGCGGGCATCGGTGGCAGGGCGCCCACCGCAGGCACAGTGGGCACGACGGGCGGCTTCGGCACGGCGAGGATGTctgggacgacggcggcgggcgcggccgcCGGGGTTGTGTCGGCGAGATAGCGCGCTGCGTGGGTTGTCGTGCCGGTGAGCATGAGCGCCACGACGAGCGCCACCGTGGGGAGGAGGTCCGATGCAGAGGCCGCCATGGGTGTTCGATTCTTGATGTTCTCACCTTACTAGCTAGTAGCAGCTGCTACCAAGAGACTGAACACGTACTGAAGCTCTTGTGATGCAAAGACCTGGGTAATGCATGCCAATTTATAGGCCATGCACGTACAGCTGCGGCGATCGAGGTTGACACCGGCCGATTGCATGTAACAATACATTATTTTCTCTGGTTAGCTCACCTTCTTGGATGACATTGGCACATGCATCTCTTGAGCTCAAACTGTCAAACATGCAGGAGATGCTCAAGCGAGCGCTGTGCGTCTGCATGCACATATAGTTAAGCTGCTGGTTGGTTTCAGAGCTACGATGATCACATATTCAGCTttttcgttggttggtttctggactgataagcccgactggtgctggtttgttgtgagaggaaaacattgttggctgactgataagtcctggctgaaaccaaccagcgaacatgctgatTCACATCAGCACAAGAGTTTTTTTATACACCACGTACGGGGTCCTCCTCTGATCTGTTAAACATTATTAGGACATTAGGTAGAACAAACAGACAACAATGCAAGATGTGTAGAAAAGGCTGGTGGTTGTTCTCACTTCTCACCTCGCCTGCCTACCACAGGTCCACAGCGTTATGCTTTTGACGAGTTGACCAAGGGAATTAGGGGAATGCTTTACGTCCAATTCGTTTATACAAAGCAACTCCGTTACAACTTACAAGCAGGTGATTTGATTTTTTGTTTGCAAATGAAAAGGGGAATTATAtttgtcgggtttataaacccggggtcctcatggacctgcttcccagcaaaggctcgacccagcagacgacattgcgaacgacgcacaactcctggaccggcccaaaaacctaacgacaggccagaagggtgatccagtctccgaccggaaggcctggccgaggaggaacgacgctcgctcgcctccgactctgacccgccccTCCggccggaaggcctcgcttccgactccggcccgcctctccgaccggaaggcctcacttCCGACttcagcccgcctctccgaccagaaggtctggccaaggaggaacgacgcccgcttccgactctgacccgcgtctccgactagGGATGCACCAGACCTCTGcttactgctcttctccgactggcacagtcagagccgactgggaccaacagaccggggacgcccgctcggtgagaacccaggaaacggacggagcaAGTAAGACAGGACGCTCAAGTCAAAAGCAATACCAAGGATCGTGCCCTGTACATCTGCAGGATAGTatcctgtacacctgtaggacagtaccgacatacatgtcagaagggtgccctgcaaccttccaggtatgtcagaacccaagcagtgttgtgggcgtcgatgtttgccctacagtgttgtgggcgccgtcatttgccatacatggtgaatgcggtaaaacctcccacatatgtctaacacaaatagtattgtgggcgcctaccatcatcttgtacccgacggcgtgggcaataatacttagtagcatacgtgctctctctctctcacttgtaaggtcgtccccttcatctataaaaggggatgcgctctcttccaacaagGAGGATCGATTTCAGAGGACGCCAAAGACTCTCCAACGATTCGAACAACCAACAATTGATTCACCCTCtgttagctttagacactctaaagctacacagagccaatgctcaaatacttagcacacgcaggagctcccgtcactcttggcccttcagtccggagtccgaccggccctcttgcacccccatctttcccCCTCTTGTTTGTaatcccacagcaaacttcgagcacctgggctcaggaataaagtcaccgaccgactcaaactggacgtagggcacgttgcctgaaccagtataaaccctatgtcattgagtgctaggccacatccgatcacaacgtacggcaaaactacaaatatttacgtgttggtcactttctgcaccaacagtgGCGCGTCCGTGGGATGGACGCCGTACTCTCACGCTTTTgttcatcggatggcccacttttccgccatcttcgccatggcgggctcaagcgacaTGACTCGtcttggctcactggagtttcccgcactcccacctattggaatgtgggttccacccatcttcgagccatcccaggccttcatcttcggaagcctggacttcatcgccgaccggctcggcgtggtACACCTCCACGAGAAGGCACTTgttccggcacccatcggaggaggCGCGTCCTCCGTCAGCAAAGGGACTCCCggcgacttcaacgacgaggcgcctACGCTTCGCTCCGAGGCCACGCAGGGCTCAAACCCAACTTTGAGTAACATAcgctttgttatttactcgctatttactattgtcggtgtttcgagtaaacaccaactagtaaatttatatttgttgcacgttggacccagatggtgtgctaaatgaCACAAGGTTTAGCATTGAAAGGTTCGtaataggggttacaaacagtcgagagagggataggtcccaagtctttgatgaaAAGGTCGAACGAGtactgagagctcggttgctgcttagcTGCGTGTAATGTGGTGCATGGTGTGTCGAATTggtccatccccttagtggggtgccctgccttcccttttatagatcaaggaggagcaggggttacagatgggacaaagaagaaaaactagaggccaagaaggtccttcgaaggtgctgggTCATCCTTTTTCTCTGAGCCAGCCCCGCTGACATGGCGgacggtgctagggatagcacgttcgctgatcttgatagggccatgctctggcttcgttcaaCTTGTGGTCACATCGCATCCTACCCCGGCGGGCGACGCGACGCTCCAGGGTGCCGAGCTATGACCCTATAGGGAGCAGacagggaagtgaccatacgtccgttactatagatgatgtgagttccctcctggatcgtagtggttgtcgtatgcttatgttcGGATCCGCGTCTAAGGGCTAATGGCggagcccacaacactgtaagacaaaagtcagcgcctacaacactgttcgggctctgtcatgcctagaagggcttaaagcacccGTCCTGTCATATTCTgacggtactttcctataggcgtgcaaggtatggtcctcggtactgtggTTAACTTAAGTGTCCTATCTTCCCCTATGCTCCTCATCATGAAGGTGCAGGgtgcagacgttgggcgaggcagagccagtcccgggacatcgggcgaggcagagccagtccccggtcgtcgggcgaggtagagtccaacccttgggggttgggcgaggtggggCCAGTCCCTgatcatcgggcgaggcgaagctagtCCTCggtcatcgagcgaggcggagtctaacccaagacgttgggcgaggcagagccaaccctcgaacgttgggcgaggcagagcttgccctgagacgtcgagcgaggcagagctagccctcgaaCATTGAGCgaagcggagcctgccctcacACATTGGgccaggtggagccagccctcagacgtcgggcgaggcagagtccatcccttaggggtcgggcaaggcggagccaaccctttggGCCCAGGCGAGGCACAGCCAACCTTCAGCCatatgggcaagaagtgtagttgtgttCTTATCTGTTCagaagcatcaatgtttgatggttattagcttctcctccttgggtaccctagtatgTGGACCCCCATAGTAGCCCCCGAGTCCCcaagtgatttggatagaatcactcggggggtgatttgacttgccagagggtgcacgcgagcgcacccgacgggtgtagcccccaagcccgtgggtgattcagatagaatcatcCGAGGGGTGttttgattcgccagagggtgcgtgcgagcgcactcgtcgggtgtagcccttgagctcccaggtgattcggatagaattgctCGGAGGGTGTTTCAATTCGCCAGAAGGTGCGTGTGAGCGCACttgtcgggtgtagcccccgagtctccgggtgatttggatagaattgtCCGAGGGGTAATTCGGGCCCTCCGTgcgtatggctgtgagatttggcgTTTTGATCAACTAGATAGTTTAAAGGGAATCCTGGTATCCCATTCACGGGGATTCATCCAGGGTCAGCCCGGTTGAGACTCGATGGTGGATCAAGACTCCCTTGAGGTTTGCGTGCCTGAGTTTTAGCCGCTCGCGGGCCCATCCTTTGTTGGGATGGTCGTCAAAACCATTGGGCCAGCCctcaaactcctaggcccaggCAGGCCAAAGCAACGCTTTTTTTTGACCCATATCCCTTCtacgggaaaagagtcctggtctgtcTAGGAAGGCAAAACATCTGGCATGACTTTAGTGGGAAATGATAAGGATTGTGGGCGCATATCTCATGACGTGACGTGACATGATGTGGTGGCGTATCATGGTAGGCGCCGAGATCTAGGTAGGTGGTTGCCTTCGtcacatccgtcgcccctataaaactaaagggttcgcccccaggatttcgtactttgcctccttgcctttgcatctacaaccaccgCCGCCAATTGCCTGAGCCTCCCACACCCGCATCGCAGCCGCCATCAAGCTCACATCCAACCACCCCAATCTtctaatggagccatggtgtagatcctATGTTACCCTCCAATGCCTAGAGGGCCTCATTCGCCATGGCCTTCTTTGCGCACGgaccgccaccgaggagtggcaGCTGCCCGGTAATGAGGACGTGCCAtcgccgcccgatggctatgttGTGTCCTTCACTCATTTTCATGAGCTAGGATTTGCCACCctcgcccacaagttccttcggggggTTGCTGAATTACTAAAatgtggagctgcagcacctcactcctaatgggatccagcacattgcgacgttcatcgccctatgtgaggggttcttggggattagtccccacttcgacctgtggTGGCATTTCTTCACCGTCACCCTCCTAAAGAAGTGGGAGAAGAGGCAGGAGCTAAGCGTGCCGATAGGATGCGCTGGCATTCAGCTCCGCAACAACCGGGTCAATGAATACCCAtcgatgcgtctgtcgacctccaacaaggggtggcattcgcattggttctacgtcAAGAATGACGCAGCCGCCCCCTTTCCAGCATTCACCGaatgcctcatcgaagaggccccggaatcatggaggaagtgggagGTCCCGGATAAAGACACGAAGACAATCTAGGACCATCTCACCGCCATTCACATTTTGAAGGAAAGGGtcgtgaaggggtcggggatcatcggcgcctatcaTATGCGGAGGGTGATGCCGCTGATGAGTCACGCGCTTCCCCTATACCTGATGGCGCCCAGAGCGTCACTCGATGGGATGGCGCTCGCTGATGGAGCGCTATCCCCCCTCCAAAGTGGCGCAACaaatcaaggaggcgatggagccttcgtggGACAACGTCGGCGCcgctcttgattttgtgtatctggtgccggggcatccccaaTGCGGTCAGAACCGGGGTACATCGACtttgtaagttctctttccccgttcctcctttttaattgaactcctgaccccttgatgctgatattgGGATAGCAGGACCAGCAGAAGAGACTCGTCTTCATGGATCAGGCAGCCCCACTATCGAAGGACCCGCTCGTGGTGGCGGTGAATCACACCGTGGCCGAGTGGTAGAGGAAGACAAAGGAGGTCaaaaagaagaagcagcagaagatGCTAGCACGTGAGCGAGGAGAAGAGACCAacaatgatgacaatgatgacgaggaggaggaggaggatgacaaggTAGTCGCAGACACCGAGTGGGGTGACCTGGGAAGTGAGGACATGCTGATAGGTACCCACTCGtcaatgtagggacccttcccgttccatggaaGGGAAGGTGCGACCGTGAGGCTGGAGGAGGTAGGCCAGACCATTGGCCTATCCTTAGAACCATCAGGGCGGTGGATCTACCGCTGCGCCTGAGGGCCAGCAGGGAGGAGTGGCCCCGGCGCTGTGCCTCAGGAACCAGCGGGGATGGATGGATCTACCGCCGCTCCCGAGGTGCTAGCGGGAGTGGGCGGACCCATCGCCATGCCCCAAGAGCCCGCAGGGGCAGGTGGACCCGCTGTTGTGCCCGAGGTGCTGAGAGAGGGGAGTGGCTCCGCCGCCGTGCCCCAGATACAAGGGAAGTGAGCCCCTCGGCCcgggagcagggggcgggctcaaaaCGGTCTCGCCCCGATGAGATGGAGCAGAGAACTGGAGGTTTGTCCCCCAAACATCTCCATCGCCCAACGGCACCAATGTGAGCTgttgactcctctgttttctctgtttttcgctatttttctctattttttgtaGTGACTCATGCCTTTCGTTTCTTCTAAAGCATCGAGAGATAGGTTAGATGGGGGCACTTCTATAGCACTGACACTTAAGAATACCATCACCCTTTAGGTAAGGCGGGACCGCCGCCT
Above is a genomic segment from Miscanthus floridulus cultivar M001 chromosome 3, ASM1932011v1, whole genome shotgun sequence containing:
- the LOC136545130 gene encoding protein app1-like; protein product: MAASASDLLPTVALVVALMLTGTTTHAARYLADTTPAAAPAAVVPDILAVPKPPVVPTVPAVGALPPMPAVPTTVPVVGTVPSIPAVPAVVPAATTLPPMPAVPAVPAATLPPMPKVPAVPNAAALPPMPAVPKVTLPPMPKATLPPIPSIPGVPTPFLAPSPSA